Genomic window (Pyxidicoccus trucidator):
GGCGTCAGCGGAGTCGGAGTCGAGAAGGAGTGCACGGGCCAGGGAGGGAGTGCACTGCAGGTGAGTGACGGAGTGCAGACGCACGGCCTGGGGCAGCCACGAGGGGCTGAGGGTTTCAGGCTGGAGCACGACACGGAAGCCGCGAGCGAGAGTCCAGAGGAGCTCGAGGACGGAGATGTCGAAGGAGAGGCGTGTGACGGCGAGCCAGACGCGGTGCTCCGGCCGGAGGACGAAGGAGTCCATGCCGGAGAAGAAGTTGGAGACGGTGCGGTGAGGCACCTGGACGCCCTTGGGGCGGCCGGTGGAGCCGGAGGTGAAGAGGACGTAGGCGAGGGTGTCCGAGGTGGACAGGGAAGTGGGCGGGTGCGTGGGCAGACCGCGCAGCGACTCGTCATTCAGGGCCAGGTGCACCACGGAAGCGCCTGGGGCCTCCGGGAGGCGAGCCAGTAGGGCGGGCTGGGCGAGAAGCACGGCGGGACGTGCATCCTCGAGCATCCCCTCCAGGCGCTCGCGAGGGTAGGAGGGGTCGAGGGGGACGTAGGCGCCGCCGGCCTTGAGGATGGCGAAGAGGCCGACGACGAGTTCGAGAGAGCGCTCCGCGGCGAGGCCGACGCGGACCTCGGGACCGACGCCGAGGGAGCGCAGGTGGTGGGCCAGTTGGTTGGAGCGGGCGTCCAGCTCACGGTAGGAGAGCCAGGAGTCCTCGAAGCCAAGTGCGGGCGCATCCGGGGTGCGAGCCACCTGCTGCTCGAAGGCGTGGTGGATGCAGGTGTCGGCCGGGAACTCGGCGGCCGTGTCATTCCACTCCACCAGCACCTGCTGGCGCTCGG
Coding sequences:
- a CDS encoding non-ribosomal peptide synthetase, with translation ERQQVLVEWNDTAAEFPADTCIHHAFEQQVARTPDAPALGFEDSWLSYRELDARSNQLAHHLRSLGVGPEVRVGLAAERSLELVVGLFAILKAGGAYVPLDPSYPRERLEGMLEDARPAVLLAQPALLARLPEAPGASVVHLALNDESLRGLPTHPPTSLSTSDTLAYVLFTSGSTGRPKGVQVPHRTVSNFFSGMDSFVLRPEHRVWLAVTRLSFDISVLELLWTLARGFRVVLQPETLSPSWLPQAVRLHSVTHLQCTPSLARALLLDSDSADALRSLQQMLVGGEALSAELARELRLRVPSVLNMYGPTETTVWSSCFPVPAHPSALIPLGRPISNTSLYVLDSHLLPLPLGVAGELFIGGAGVVRGYLSRPELTAERFLPDPFSSSPGARLYRTGDKARRLADGSLEFLGRLDFQVKVRGFRIELGEIETTLELHPLVRQAVVVAREDS